A single window of uncultured Methanospirillum sp. DNA harbors:
- a CDS encoding DUF5591 domain-containing protein, whose product MPDAENSGVDRDTILKDPPFYLSEFEQSYRYIIDEYEVSPRDIAIFMPCAMRKPYSTSPSHRLIRSIITDVLDPSQYHIVIFGTCGILPAELELMYPYAHYHYMLGKVKDQNIKDDFLRIETERVAGYLEKTRDTYRFRVGYCIGLFREALIRGSEKVGVPIDLLLPSKDLINVIMEEDCPFQEGSLSMDEYLEEFHSGLVRIRSQIEQAESHNLEQ is encoded by the coding sequence ATGCCTGATGCAGAAAATTCCGGGGTGGATCGCGATACAATACTGAAGGATCCACCGTTTTACCTCTCAGAGTTTGAGCAGTCCTACCGGTACATCATCGATGAGTACGAGGTCAGCCCGCGGGACATAGCCATCTTCATGCCCTGTGCGATGAGAAAGCCGTACAGTACCAGCCCAAGCCACCGGCTTATCAGATCAATTATCACGGATGTTCTGGACCCGTCGCAGTACCATATCGTTATCTTCGGAACATGCGGGATCCTTCCGGCAGAACTTGAGCTTATGTACCCTTATGCTCATTACCACTACATGCTGGGAAAGGTAAAAGATCAGAATATCAAGGATGATTTCCTTCGCATCGAGACCGAACGGGTTGCCGGGTATTTGGAAAAGACACGGGATACGTACAGATTCAGGGTTGGATACTGCATCGGGCTCTTCAGGGAGGCACTCATCAGAGGATCAGAGAAGGTGGGAGTACCTATCGATCTGCTCCTTCCCTCCAAGGACCTCATTAATGTCATTATGGAGGAGGACTGCCCGTTCCAGGAAGGAAGCCTTTCGATGGACGAGTACCTGGAAGAGTTCCACAGCGGTCTGGTTCGGATCAGGTCGCAGATAGAGCAGGCGGAGAGCCATAACCTCGAACAGTGA
- a CDS encoding protease inhibitor I42 family protein — MEKLITSVILLVAAVLLVPGCFAEQPAGNASENSTAPVETVVQNITVAANETETTSADVVPAVNFTADVNTTNLTMKVNQTVLVSLKENPTTGFEWNATNSTGLEIVNSTHTTDNAPEGMVGVGGVHTWILKAVEAGNQTFDAVYKREWEPTTGKEDAYSLNVTVE; from the coding sequence ATGGAGAAGTTAATCACGTCAGTTATCCTTCTCGTTGCAGCAGTTCTTCTCGTGCCAGGATGCTTTGCAGAGCAGCCCGCTGGTAATGCAAGTGAGAACTCAACTGCACCGGTCGAGACCGTTGTACAGAACATCACCGTTGCTGCAAATGAAACAGAGACCACATCTGCTGATGTTGTGCCTGCTGTGAATTTCACCGCTGATGTCAACACGACAAACCTAACCATGAAGGTCAATCAGACTGTCCTTGTCTCCCTGAAAGAGAATCCGACCACCGGCTTTGAGTGGAACGCGACAAACTCAACAGGGCTTGAGATCGTGAACAGTACCCATACAACTGACAATGCACCCGAGGGCATGGTCGGTGTAGGCGGGGTTCACACCTGGATCCTCAAGGCAGTAGAAGCAGGAAACCAGACATTTGACGCAGTATACAAGCGTGAGTGGGAGCCAACTACCGGTAAGGAAGACGCATACTCACTCAATGTGACGGTTGAATAA
- a CDS encoding DNA adenine methylase, producing MPLNPDSSTLIRSLRRKRSTSENEYAKPFYKWAGGKTQLLHEFDLRFPQTLRTGALDRYVEPFIGGGAVFFFVMQLFPFRESVICDANEELVLTYQVIRQDVDALINLLKDFQSRYDALDEEGRKDLYLNVRSDLNGDRKGFDFSQYGTAWVERAAQLLFLNKTCFNGLFRVNSSGEFNVPFGKYRNPGIVHECNLRLVSALLQNTTILHGDFSRCLEYIDDHTFVYLDPPYRPLSASSSFTAYSRDGFSDQDQVRLKEFFDSVDRLGAAVMLSNSDPRNEDPTDHFFDDLYQQYRIERVLAKRIINSNAEKRGAISEIIVMNYYE from the coding sequence ATGCCTTTGAATCCAGACAGCAGTACCCTGATCCGATCCCTTCGCAGAAAACGTAGTACTTCAGAGAATGAATATGCAAAACCGTTCTACAAATGGGCAGGGGGAAAGACCCAACTTCTTCATGAGTTCGACCTCAGGTTTCCTCAAACGCTCAGAACCGGTGCCCTTGACCGGTACGTAGAACCCTTCATCGGCGGGGGAGCGGTCTTCTTCTTTGTGATGCAACTGTTCCCGTTCAGAGAATCAGTGATCTGTGATGCCAACGAGGAACTGGTCCTTACCTACCAGGTCATCAGGCAGGATGTTGATGCACTCATCAACCTTCTTAAGGATTTCCAGTCCCGGTATGATGCTCTTGATGAAGAAGGACGCAAAGACCTGTACCTGAACGTAAGGTCTGATCTGAATGGTGACCGGAAGGGGTTTGATTTCTCACAGTATGGCACCGCCTGGGTAGAGAGGGCAGCACAACTCCTCTTCCTCAACAAAACCTGCTTCAACGGACTCTTCAGGGTAAACTCAAGCGGAGAGTTTAACGTCCCGTTCGGGAAGTACCGCAACCCCGGGATTGTGCATGAGTGTAACCTTCGTCTGGTCTCAGCACTGCTACAAAATACCACCATCCTTCACGGCGACTTCTCACGGTGCCTTGAGTACATCGACGATCACACGTTCGTCTATCTTGACCCACCGTACAGACCACTGAGCGCTTCATCCTCATTTACAGCCTACTCACGGGATGGATTTTCAGATCAGGATCAGGTACGTCTCAAGGAGTTTTTTGACTCGGTGGACAGGCTCGGTGCGGCGGTGATGCTGAGCAACTCTGATCCCAGGAATGAGGATCCCACCGACCACTTCTTTGATGATCTCTATCAGCAGTACAGGATCGAGCGGGTGTTGGCGAAACGGATCATCAACAGCAATGCAGAGAAACGTGGGGCCATCAGTGAGATCATCGTGATGAACTATTATGAGTGA